The uncultured Cohaesibacter sp. genome window below encodes:
- a CDS encoding DNA-3-methyladenine glycosylase I — MTDMTTDAKADGLPEGGPDLEPRDGLLIGEDGKTRCWWHGGKPDYLAYHDKEWGRPVKDDRTLFEKICLEGFQSGLSWYTILRKRENFRAAFANFDIDKVASFTEADIERCLGDEGIVRHRKKIESTINNAARAKELRAEFGSLATYFWAHEPGPDERPARFGFEDLRQLGKTERSVQISKDLKKRGWSFVGPTTVYAFMQAMGLVNDHLEGCCCREEVERLRQQFDRP, encoded by the coding sequence ATGACAGACATGACAACAGATGCCAAAGCTGATGGTTTGCCTGAAGGTGGGCCTGATCTTGAGCCAAGAGACGGCTTGCTGATCGGGGAGGATGGCAAGACCCGCTGCTGGTGGCATGGCGGCAAACCGGACTATCTGGCCTATCACGACAAGGAATGGGGCCGACCGGTCAAGGATGACCGAACCCTGTTTGAAAAGATCTGTCTTGAAGGCTTCCAGTCGGGACTCAGCTGGTACACCATCCTGAGAAAGCGCGAGAATTTCCGCGCCGCGTTTGCCAATTTCGACATCGACAAGGTTGCCTCATTCACCGAGGCCGATATTGAACGCTGTCTTGGCGACGAGGGCATCGTGCGTCACCGCAAGAAGATCGAGAGCACCATCAACAATGCCGCAAGGGCAAAAGAGTTGCGCGCCGAGTTCGGTTCGCTCGCTACCTATTTCTGGGCCCATGAGCCAGGGCCGGATGAGCGGCCAGCTCGCTTTGGTTTTGAGGACTTGCGGCAACTGGGCAAGACGGAGCGGTCGGTTCAGATTTCAAAGGACCTCAAGAAACGCGGCTGGTCCTTTGTCGGGCCAACGACAGTCTACGCTTTCATGCAGGCGATGGGGCTGGTCAATGATCATCTGGAAGGCTGCTGTTGCCGGGAGGAAGTCGAACGGTTGCGGCAGCAATTTGACCGCCCCTGA
- a CDS encoding mechanosensitive ion channel domain-containing protein: MEEITAQVGAYTPIIINVVKAIVFLVLGFFVSGLVANFIRSRIVNHPRIDDTLGNFAASVVKWLILAFVGIAVLQLFGFQVTSLVAVLGAASLAIGLALQGTLSDLASGVMLIIFRPYKLGDFVDIAGTTGTVKSIDLFVTELSTPDNIKIVMPNSKAWGSIIINYTNTTTRRAELVFGIDYANDPDKAMGVILDVVNADERSLGDPAPWVGVTNLGDSSVDITLRVWCKPSDWWQFKCDLLKNVKYAFDANGIDIPYPHTQIISVSKEAREG, from the coding sequence ATGGAAGAAATCACTGCCCAGGTCGGGGCTTACACGCCAATCATCATAAATGTCGTCAAGGCGATCGTATTCCTCGTGCTTGGCTTCTTTGTCTCCGGTCTGGTGGCCAATTTCATTCGCAGCCGTATTGTCAATCACCCCAGGATCGATGACACGCTTGGCAATTTTGCAGCCTCTGTCGTCAAATGGCTCATTCTGGCCTTCGTCGGCATCGCGGTGCTGCAGCTGTTCGGCTTTCAGGTTACCAGTCTTGTCGCTGTTCTGGGTGCTGCCTCTCTGGCCATTGGCCTTGCGTTGCAAGGAACCCTCAGTGATCTTGCCTCCGGGGTCATGTTGATCATCTTCCGTCCCTACAAGCTTGGCGATTTCGTTGATATCGCCGGAACCACGGGCACGGTGAAGTCCATCGACCTGTTCGTCACCGAGCTGTCCACCCCGGATAACATCAAGATCGTCATGCCAAACTCCAAGGCCTGGGGTTCGATCATCATCAACTATACCAACACCACCACCCGCAGGGCGGAACTGGTGTTCGGCATCGACTACGCAAATGATCCGGACAAGGCCATGGGCGTCATTCTGGATGTGGTCAACGCCGACGAGCGCAGCCTCGGCGATCCGGCTCCGTGGGTTGGGGTGACCAATCTCGGGGATTCCTCGGTGGACATCACCCTGCGCGTCTGGTGCAAGCCGTCCGACTGGTGGCAGTTCAAGTGCGATCTGCTGAAGAATGTAAAATATGCTTTCGATGCCAATGGCATCGATATTCCCTATCCCCACACCCAGATCATTTCCGTCAGCAAAGAAGCAAGGGAAGGCTGA
- the hisS gene encoding histidine--tRNA ligase → MMAKDKKPNKLKARLPRGFVDRTADDIRSTDDMIAKIKAVYEHHGFDPIETPTFEYTDCLGKFLPDTDRPNAGVFSVQDDDEQWMSLRYDLTAPMARHVAENINEIQLPYRTYRVGYVYRNEKPGPGRFRQFMQFDADTVGAPGVQTDAEACMMMADTMEALGIERGNYVIRVNNRKVLDGVMAEIGFGGDEHAESRLTVLRAVDKLDKFGADGVRLLLGEGRKDESGDFTKGAGLSPENVEKVIAFTDGTLEMDNDGTRELATMQAIFDACGYGEDRIKIDPSVVRGLEYYTGPVYEAELLFDVTNEKGEVVQFGSVGGGGRYDGLVKRFVGRDVPATGFSIGVSRLMTALKNLGKLGNESMVAPVLVTVMDGDVDSLGHYMKMVQDLRSAGVRAELYQGNWKKFGNQLKYADKRGCPLAIIQGSDEKERGIVQIKDLEEGKRLSAEIEDNATWRESRPAQVEVPLAEMVDTVKKMLADQAADRETVRAAATK, encoded by the coding sequence ATCATGGCAAAAGATAAAAAGCCCAACAAGCTCAAGGCCCGCCTGCCGCGCGGATTTGTGGACCGGACTGCGGATGACATCCGTAGCACCGATGACATGATCGCTAAAATCAAGGCAGTCTATGAGCATCATGGCTTTGATCCGATTGAGACGCCGACCTTTGAATATACCGATTGTCTGGGCAAGTTCCTGCCCGATACCGATCGCCCCAATGCCGGTGTCTTCTCCGTTCAGGATGATGACGAGCAGTGGATGAGCCTGCGCTATGACCTGACGGCGCCGATGGCCCGCCACGTCGCGGAGAATATCAATGAGATCCAGCTGCCTTACCGCACCTATCGCGTTGGCTATGTCTACCGCAACGAAAAGCCGGGGCCGGGCCGTTTCCGCCAGTTCATGCAGTTCGATGCCGACACCGTCGGCGCTCCGGGCGTCCAGACCGACGCCGAAGCATGCATGATGATGGCCGACACCATGGAAGCCCTCGGCATCGAACGCGGCAACTATGTCATCCGCGTCAACAACCGCAAGGTTCTCGATGGCGTGATGGCAGAGATCGGCTTTGGTGGTGACGAGCATGCCGAGTCCCGCCTCACGGTTCTGCGCGCGGTCGACAAGCTGGACAAATTCGGAGCTGACGGGGTGCGGCTGCTGCTCGGCGAAGGCCGCAAGGACGAGAGCGGCGACTTCACCAAGGGCGCCGGTCTCAGCCCCGAGAATGTCGAGAAGGTGATTGCCTTCACCGACGGTACGCTCGAAATGGACAATGATGGCACACGCGAGCTCGCCACAATGCAGGCCATTTTCGACGCCTGTGGCTATGGCGAAGATCGCATCAAGATCGACCCGTCCGTCGTTCGCGGCCTCGAGTATTACACCGGGCCTGTCTATGAGGCCGAGCTGCTGTTTGATGTCACCAACGAGAAGGGCGAAGTCGTCCAGTTCGGCTCAGTTGGTGGCGGTGGCCGTTATGACGGTCTGGTCAAGCGCTTTGTCGGTCGTGATGTTCCGGCAACCGGCTTCTCCATCGGTGTTTCCCGCCTGATGACGGCTTTGAAGAACCTCGGCAAGCTGGGCAATGAAAGCATGGTCGCACCGGTTCTGGTCACCGTCATGGATGGCGACGTCGATAGCCTCGGCCATTACATGAAGATGGTGCAGGATCTGCGCTCTGCCGGTGTCCGTGCCGAGCTTTATCAGGGCAACTGGAAGAAGTTTGGCAACCAGCTCAAATATGCCGACAAGCGCGGCTGCCCGCTGGCCATCATCCAGGGCTCGGACGAAAAGGAAAGAGGCATCGTTCAGATCAAGGATCTGGAAGAGGGCAAGCGCCTGTCCGCCGAGATAGAGGACAACGCCACCTGGCGTGAAAGCCGTCCGGCTCAGGTCGAGGTGCCGTTGGCCGAGATGGTCGATACCGTCAAGAAGATGCTCGCCGATCAGGCTGCGGACCGGGAAACGGTGCGCGCTGCCGCGACGAAATAA
- a CDS encoding ATP phosphoribosyltransferase regulatory subunit produces the protein MTHLTETMRDALSRQFDAAGARVIDLPILYSADLFVDLIGEDIRRRLYVAPGANGEAMALRPEFTIPVCLHHLRHGEATRKATYACLGPVFRQRADDEPGEFHQAGIEQIDPLGGFEFDAASVASAVAMVESLSDKRPIVTIGDLGLFSALLNGLGTPAVWQRRLEGAFGDRRVLDRMLRRLKQGGSETHGASAGLARILEGKAPEDVREAVEEMLDIAGLSAVGGRSVGDIAERYMEKAELAAMAGWDADKIAIIARYLSISGSLDDSLMHLAAFDDEVGAILGDALVGFAERIKAIKAAVPEGTELQFKADFGRRLDYYSGFNYELHFAGEDKPVAGGGRYDRLLGILASRARRGNAVEAVPAIGFVIWLDRLTQTEARA, from the coding sequence ATGACTCATCTGACCGAAACCATGCGGGACGCGCTTTCCCGCCAGTTCGATGCGGCAGGTGCCAGAGTGATCGATCTGCCGATCCTCTATTCTGCGGATCTGTTTGTCGATCTCATCGGCGAGGATATCCGTCGTCGTCTCTATGTTGCACCCGGTGCCAACGGCGAGGCGATGGCCCTCCGGCCCGAGTTCACCATCCCGGTATGTCTTCACCATCTGCGCCACGGCGAAGCAACGCGCAAGGCAACCTATGCCTGCCTTGGCCCGGTCTTCCGGCAGCGGGCAGATGATGAACCCGGCGAGTTCCATCAGGCTGGCATCGAGCAGATCGATCCGCTCGGCGGCTTCGAGTTTGATGCCGCCAGTGTCGCCAGTGCCGTTGCCATGGTGGAAAGCCTCTCGGACAAGCGCCCGATCGTGACCATTGGCGATCTTGGCCTGTTCTCCGCCCTGCTCAACGGGCTGGGCACGCCTGCCGTCTGGCAGCGTCGCCTTGAAGGGGCCTTCGGCGATCGCCGTGTACTCGACCGCATGTTGCGCCGCCTGAAGCAGGGCGGCTCCGAGACCCACGGTGCTTCCGCCGGTCTCGCCCGTATCCTCGAAGGCAAGGCCCCTGAAGATGTCCGCGAGGCGGTCGAGGAAATGCTCGATATCGCAGGACTTTCAGCCGTCGGTGGGCGCTCTGTTGGCGACATTGCCGAACGCTACATGGAAAAGGCCGAGCTGGCCGCCATGGCGGGATGGGACGCCGACAAGATTGCGATCATCGCCCGCTACCTGTCCATTTCGGGTTCGCTTGATGATAGTCTGATGCATCTGGCCGCCTTCGATGATGAGGTCGGCGCCATTCTGGGCGATGCCCTTGTTGGCTTTGCCGAGCGCATCAAGGCGATCAAGGCTGCTGTGCCTGAAGGCACCGAATTGCAGTTCAAGGCCGATTTTGGCCGTCGCCTCGATTATTACTCGGGCTTCAATTACGAGCTGCATTTTGCTGGAGAAGACAAGCCGGTTGCCGGTGGTGGTCGCTATGATCGCCTGCTGGGTATTCTGGCTTCCCGCGCCAGACGTGGCAATGCGGTCGAAGCTGTTCCGGCGATCGGTTTTGTCATCTGGCTCGATCGTCTCACGCAAACAGAAGCCCGGGCCTAA
- the hisG gene encoding ATP phosphoribosyltransferase produces MSKTPLIIAIPSKGRLQENTNAFFARAGLDVARPGGLRNYRGHLKGIDNVEIAFLSASEIAKELKAGSVHLGVTGEDLIREHLAQPESYIDLLIKLGFGHANVVIAVPKAWIDVRNMEDLGDVAMDMPARYGHRLRVATKYINLTRAFFASHGIIDYKIVESLGATEGAPAAGSADIIVDITSTGSTLEANNLKILDDGVMLRSEANLVASLTADWSDEAKSALAEILDRIQAEEVARTVREITAAHYDAATISQQICDEFEASGIAAPYGHNEHIVRLHAPEASVYAIASRLRALGSVSVSVGRLDYVFEASNPLYDHMLARLGQQA; encoded by the coding sequence ATGAGCAAGACCCCTCTGATCATCGCCATTCCCTCCAAGGGCCGCCTGCAGGAAAACACCAACGCCTTCTTCGCCCGCGCCGGTCTTGACGTGGCCCGCCCCGGCGGATTGCGCAACTATCGCGGCCACCTCAAGGGCATAGACAATGTCGAGATCGCCTTCCTGTCCGCTTCCGAGATCGCCAAGGAGCTGAAAGCCGGCTCTGTGCATCTGGGTGTCACAGGCGAGGATCTGATCCGCGAACATCTGGCCCAACCGGAGAGTTACATCGATCTGCTGATCAAACTCGGCTTTGGCCATGCCAATGTCGTCATCGCGGTGCCCAAGGCCTGGATCGACGTGCGCAACATGGAAGACCTCGGCGACGTGGCCATGGACATGCCGGCCCGTTATGGCCATCGCCTGCGCGTAGCCACCAAATACATCAACCTGACCCGCGCCTTCTTTGCCAGCCACGGCATCATTGACTACAAGATCGTTGAGAGCCTTGGTGCAACCGAAGGAGCGCCCGCTGCAGGCTCCGCCGACATCATCGTGGACATCACCTCGACCGGCTCGACCCTTGAGGCCAACAACCTCAAGATCCTCGATGACGGCGTCATGCTGCGCTCGGAGGCCAACCTCGTCGCCTCGCTGACGGCGGACTGGTCGGACGAGGCCAAGTCGGCTCTGGCGGAAATTCTCGATCGCATTCAGGCAGAGGAAGTTGCCCGCACCGTCCGTGAGATCACCGCGGCCCACTATGATGCGGCGACCATCAGCCAGCAGATCTGTGACGAGTTCGAAGCATCCGGGATTGCTGCACCCTATGGCCACAACGAGCATATCGTTCGCCTGCACGCGCCGGAAGCCTCGGTCTATGCCATCGCCAGCCGCTTGAGGGCGTTGGGGTCGGTGTCGGTGTCGGTCGGCCGCCTTGACTATGTCTTCGAGGCATCCAATCCCCTCTATGATCACATGCTGGCGCGCCTCGGGCAACAAGCCTGA
- a CDS encoding glycoside hydrolase family 3 N-terminal domain-containing protein → MTMTREFSRRATLKLVAAGLAAPALIRASVVNAAELDRAIGSLVMVGFSGKSAGGSFARTIAGHIAKGRAASVVYLSTNIGSRKDVLGLNKLFHDAGVTHIAIDHEGGTVQRLKEQHGFTRIAPALTIAQKTSPSGAEKIYTTAARELAEAGFTFNLGPVADLHRAYNPVIGKNKRAYGKDADTVISYAGAFVRAHRRHGITTALKHFPGHGLSKADSHNGFVDIRETWQPEELKPFAELVRLGLADVIMSGHLYVRVGKGNDGELATFSSTLVQEVMRRRMHFGGLIMTDDLDMGAVRKIAQPREAAIRAAQAGYDILLLSNTLKPNADLPAEAIGWIREAVRQGQIQESQILATAARLKKSRSA, encoded by the coding sequence ATGACCATGACAAGAGAATTCTCCCGCCGCGCCACTCTCAAGCTGGTCGCCGCCGGTCTGGCTGCTCCGGCACTCATCCGTGCCAGCGTGGTCAACGCCGCCGAGCTCGACCGCGCCATCGGCAGTCTCGTCATGGTGGGCTTCTCCGGCAAGAGTGCGGGCGGTTCCTTTGCTCGCACCATCGCCGGACATATCGCCAAAGGCAGAGCAGCGTCGGTTGTTTATCTCTCCACCAACATCGGCAGCCGCAAGGACGTTCTGGGGCTCAACAAGCTGTTTCATGATGCGGGCGTGACGCATATCGCCATTGATCATGAAGGGGGCACCGTCCAGCGTCTAAAGGAGCAGCACGGCTTTACCCGCATCGCACCCGCGCTGACCATCGCCCAGAAGACCAGCCCCAGCGGCGCCGAAAAGATCTATACCACAGCAGCAAGAGAGCTGGCCGAGGCGGGTTTCACCTTCAATTTGGGGCCTGTGGCCGACCTGCACCGGGCCTATAATCCGGTCATCGGCAAGAACAAGCGCGCCTATGGCAAGGATGCGGATACGGTCATCAGCTACGCAGGCGCCTTCGTCAGGGCACATCGTCGCCATGGCATCACCACCGCGCTCAAGCATTTCCCCGGCCATGGCCTTTCCAAGGCCGACAGCCACAATGGCTTTGTCGACATTCGCGAAACCTGGCAGCCGGAAGAACTGAAACCGTTTGCAGAACTGGTCCGCCTCGGGCTGGCCGACGTGATCATGTCCGGCCATCTTTATGTGCGGGTGGGCAAGGGTAATGACGGGGAACTGGCGACCTTCTCAAGCACTCTGGTTCAGGAGGTCATGCGCCGCCGCATGCACTTTGGCGGGCTGATCATGACGGATGATCTGGATATGGGGGCGGTTCGCAAGATTGCCCAACCAAGGGAAGCTGCCATCAGGGCCGCTCAGGCCGGCTATGACATTCTCTTGTTGTCGAACACCCTGAAGCCGAATGCCGACCTGCCTGCTGAGGCTATCGGCTGGATCCGGGAAGCGGTTCGGCAGGGGCAGATTCAGGAGAGTCAGATTCTCGCAACGGCAGCCCGTCTGAAAAAATCCCGCTCGGCCTGA
- a CDS encoding ChbG/HpnK family deacetylase, producing the protein MLCALDYGLAQGVDDAIIQLVRAGTIGAIACLPVSDLWPKSALGLQAFLKQAHKRPIVGLSLTLSGEFSPLSTGFTPDNRDHQGYLPRLEDLARAARRFELDEAPLEAEFRAQFRRFTAHLGRKPDFLVLQTEILFFGSASHAVTATLGKFEAKGLPVICPFLPLPTSFKDRLIKRYAWKTNDQLREPWIRRAMMEVLDPGRLPPRSSWLQDGKVWSAIRPAFEDDRLKRFDKDPMMRVHQLSWL; encoded by the coding sequence ATGTTGTGCGCTCTGGATTATGGATTGGCGCAAGGGGTTGATGACGCAATCATCCAACTCGTGAGAGCGGGGACGATCGGAGCGATCGCCTGTCTACCGGTTTCCGATCTATGGCCAAAGAGTGCGCTGGGACTGCAGGCCTTTCTGAAACAGGCCCACAAGCGGCCCATCGTCGGTCTGAGCCTGACCCTGTCGGGTGAATTTTCTCCTCTCTCGACCGGTTTTACTCCCGACAATCGAGACCATCAGGGATACTTGCCACGGCTTGAAGACCTGGCCCGGGCGGCTCGTCGTTTCGAGCTGGACGAGGCGCCACTCGAGGCCGAGTTTCGCGCCCAGTTCAGACGCTTCACCGCACATCTGGGTCGAAAACCCGACTTTCTGGTCCTTCAGACTGAAATCCTGTTCTTCGGATCGGCCTCGCACGCGGTAACGGCAACACTTGGCAAGTTCGAAGCCAAGGGTCTGCCAGTCATCTGCCCCTTCCTGCCGCTACCGACCAGCTTCAAGGATCGCTTGATCAAACGCTATGCCTGGAAAACAAACGATCAATTGCGCGAGCCGTGGATCCGACGGGCGATGATGGAGGTCCTGGACCCCGGACGGTTGCCGCCAAGAAGCAGTTGGCTACAGGACGGTAAGGTCTGGTCAGCCATTCGTCCGGCTTTCGAGGACGATCGCCTCAAGCGATTCGACAAGGATCCAATGATGCGGGTGCACCAACTCAGCTGGCTCTGA
- the cas6 gene encoding CRISPR system precrRNA processing endoribonuclease RAMP protein Cas6 — protein MNKISSKGFDAPSPFPTVLTAPAIAPSGIELQQLTRQATIGCSFDSFIQNLTIRDIILECEGDGPLAQHPAFPGAVRQAIGSQLMQTASREALAGLPCPWSPACGFQVFFNGIKGSDSMEQQQYDYGLTPPWVLRGETADASSVRITLRLFGLGLLWSSDLADACHRAVEQGIFIGGTGPVCEGVLIRSTESVWSGFEDVPANAERAMVNFKTPFHCIETDDAPSLGEQFMQSLVDRTCELARWHGLTLADELTALRAVARDCRYDESGLTSLQWYRAVSQRRSASIAMQGQTGLMQILLPEEGRQQIIQLLRMGELLHTGPKLTFGQGRYELFLV, from the coding sequence GTGAACAAGATTTCTTCAAAGGGCTTTGACGCCCCCTCTCCCTTCCCGACAGTTCTGACGGCACCGGCCATCGCACCCAGCGGCATCGAATTGCAGCAACTGACCCGACAGGCCACCATTGGCTGCAGTTTTGACAGCTTCATTCAGAACCTCACGATCCGCGACATCATTCTGGAATGCGAAGGAGACGGGCCGCTCGCCCAGCATCCGGCTTTTCCCGGCGCCGTTCGTCAGGCCATCGGATCCCAGCTGATGCAGACAGCCTCCCGTGAAGCCTTGGCCGGTCTGCCTTGCCCGTGGAGCCCAGCCTGCGGCTTTCAGGTCTTTTTCAATGGTATCAAGGGCTCCGACAGCATGGAGCAACAGCAATACGATTACGGCCTGACGCCACCGTGGGTATTGCGTGGCGAGACCGCGGATGCCTCGAGTGTACGGATAACGCTGCGGCTTTTCGGTCTTGGTCTGCTATGGAGCAGCGATCTGGCCGATGCCTGCCACCGCGCCGTGGAACAAGGCATCTTTATTGGCGGCACCGGACCGGTGTGCGAGGGGGTGTTGATCCGCTCAACAGAATCCGTCTGGTCCGGGTTCGAAGATGTCCCCGCCAATGCCGAACGGGCAATGGTCAATTTCAAGACCCCATTTCACTGCATTGAGACTGACGATGCTCCCTCGCTCGGTGAACAATTCATGCAAAGCCTTGTCGATCGCACCTGCGAGCTCGCTCGTTGGCATGGCCTTACCCTGGCTGATGAGCTTACTGCGCTCAGGGCTGTTGCAAGGGATTGCCGTTATGATGAGAGCGGGTTGACCTCCCTTCAATGGTATCGGGCAGTCAGCCAGAGGCGCAGTGCCTCCATTGCGATGCAAGGCCAGACCGGCCTCATGCAGATCCTGCTGCCCGAAGAGGGCCGCCAGCAAATCATCCAGTTGCTCCGCATGGGGGAACTGCTACACACCGGCCCGAAATTGACATTTGGCCAGGGCCGCTATGAGTTGTTTCTTGTCTAA
- a CDS encoding phage regulatory CII family protein, giving the protein MSPMKTKDRGKHFGFLVRKAITESKRYDIASVAKGTDMSYQSLYQRLQGTTPFSADEIRRLIAFFPDPSLVGYLLKGTPFVAAERLETEGGDSEDHIFQAAHRIVFEASDVLEAIDQALKDRRIDHREAATIMQAIDDAERSLISLREFVAGMK; this is encoded by the coding sequence ATGAGCCCGATGAAGACCAAGGACCGGGGAAAACACTTCGGATTTCTGGTTCGCAAAGCCATCACGGAAAGCAAGCGGTATGATATTGCGTCTGTCGCCAAGGGCACAGACATGAGCTATCAGTCGCTCTACCAACGGCTACAGGGAACCACGCCCTTTTCCGCAGATGAAATCCGGCGGCTGATCGCCTTCTTCCCAGACCCTTCACTGGTCGGCTATCTGCTGAAAGGAACACCGTTTGTTGCAGCAGAGCGGCTTGAGACCGAGGGCGGCGACAGTGAGGACCATATTTTTCAGGCCGCCCACCGTATCGTCTTCGAGGCCTCTGACGTTCTGGAAGCCATTGATCAGGCTCTCAAAGATCGCCGCATCGATCATCGCGAAGCGGCGACCATCATGCAGGCCATCGACGATGCCGAGCGCAGCCTGATCTCGTTGAGGGAATTCGTTGCTGGCATGAAATGA
- a CDS encoding Rrf2 family transcriptional regulator: MRLAKGTDFAYRILMLVAMNDERSLTVETVASALRLSRTHCMKLIAKLSNNGFLKTTRGRGGGLVLGMAAEDIHMGDVAKAMEADFGVVECLCPRCNDDPQPDCPMFGGCEMSRVMSRSIKQFVSSLNEHTLAEIVEKSKNSKHLVLEPDGTLVPCSPAE, from the coding sequence ATGAGATTGGCCAAAGGAACCGATTTTGCCTATCGGATTTTAATGCTGGTCGCCATGAATGACGAGCGCAGCCTGACGGTGGAAACCGTTGCCTCCGCTTTGCGCCTGTCGCGCACGCATTGCATGAAGCTGATTGCCAAGCTTTCCAACAACGGCTTTCTGAAAACAACGCGTGGTCGAGGTGGCGGGCTGGTTCTGGGTATGGCTGCCGAGGACATCCACATGGGCGATGTTGCCAAGGCTATGGAAGCCGATTTCGGCGTAGTGGAATGTCTCTGCCCGCGCTGCAATGACGATCCGCAGCCAGACTGCCCGATGTTCGGCGGCTGCGAGATGTCGCGTGTGATGTCGCGCTCGATCAAGCAGTTTGTTTCGAGCCTCAACGAACACACGCTGGCGGAAATTGTCGAGAAATCGAAAAACTCCAAACATCTTGTTCTGGAGCCGGATGGTACTCTCGTGCCGTGTTCTCCAGCAGAATAG
- a CDS encoding SlyX family protein has translation MTQELESRVVDLEIQITHQANTIDDLSQMVSRQWEMIDRLSRQVTLLQDTLVELEENIGPPGNEKPPHY, from the coding sequence TTGACACAGGAACTCGAAAGCCGTGTTGTCGATCTGGAAATCCAGATCACGCATCAGGCCAACACAATCGATGACCTCTCGCAAATGGTGTCCCGACAGTGGGAAATGATTGATCGCCTGTCCAGGCAGGTCACGTTGCTGCAGGATACCCTGGTCGAGCTGGAGGAGAATATCGGCCCTCCCGGCAATGAGAAGCCTCCCCATTACTGA